Proteins encoded in a region of the Ornithodoros turicata isolate Travis chromosome 3, ASM3712646v1, whole genome shotgun sequence genome:
- the LOC135387642 gene encoding uncharacterized protein LOC135387642: MQEENAARSADVLTEQISTLPKKQQECVRQCFAAAKRKSPKGNTYSKDWILECIIMKMKSPRLYEHLRQHNIISLPSKSTLKRYLRHYKSGFGFCHKVLAALKRKTKELTSFKRHGGLLIDEIKLSEHLTVTATGQIEGFVDLGCFTADKANAPCDHGMVIMFVPFTGKWMQIIGAFATSGNVKAELLAKIIIEATILAESSGLLVDFITCDGASWNRRMWKILGIGVKSGKVICKLQHPVDPSRHLHFLSDFPHLIKCLRNALLKHPFNTPDGMVCFIVVILIG, encoded by the coding sequence ATGCAAGAAGAAAATGCAGCAAGATCTGCAGATGTTCTAACGGAACAAATTTCTACCTTGCCAAAGAAGCAACAGGAATGTGTGAGGCAGTGTTTTGCAGCAGCAAAGAGGAAAAGCCCAAAAGGGAACACATACTCAAAAGACTGGATCTTAGAATGCATTATAATGAAAATGAAAAGCCCCAGACTCTACGAGCACCTTCGTCAGCACAATATAATTTCGCTGCCAAGCAAGAGCACCTTAAAGAGATACTTGAGGCATTACAAGAGCGGATTTGGCTTCTGTCACAAGGTACTCGCAGCACTGAAGCGGAAAACAAAGGAACTGACCAGTTTCAAAAGGCACGGGGGCCTGCTAATTGATGAGATAAAGCTGTCTGAGCACCTGACTGTGACTGCCACAGGGCAGATAGAAGGATTTGTTGACCTGGGCTGCTTCACGGCTGACAAAGCAAATGCTCCATGTGACCATGGCATGGTCATCATGTTTGTCCCCTTCACAGGAAAGTGGATGCAAATTATCGGTGCCTTTGCCACAAGTGGGAACGTGAAGGCAGAGCTGCTTGCCAAAATCATAATTGAAGCAACAATACTTGCCGAATCTAGTGGACTTTTGGTTGACTTTATTACCTGCGATGGTGCGTCCTGGAATCGAAGGATGTGGAAGATTCTGGGAATTGGTGTCAAGTCGGGCAAAGTCATCTGCAAGCTTCAGCACCCTGTCGATCCGTCACGCCATCTACATTTCCTTTCGGATTTCCCTCATTTAATCAAGTGTCTCAGGAACGCATTGCTTAAGCACCCATTCAACACACCTGATGGCATGGTATGCTTTATAGTAGTGATTCTGATTGGGTAA